One window of the Janthinobacterium sp. PAMC25594 genome contains the following:
- a CDS encoding PEP-CTERM sorting domain-containing protein → MLAGSLLLPLLPAQANTYAGYYVNPQAVPPGKKPNCSQSMQDGNTKEAQGQGASGVSMEGVSSPCSLSNGDINYDEFKNDGVGPGAVSSIGDDAAYHRSLPSDDAKTGVKRLPSDALEFSSVSSRPLASIPGALTSTGTDSFNAASTLQPFAPAGLVGWPAASAGGTERLAAASFVSPDATGGASGDPGVFGTNPTVASVTPPVVTPPVVTPPVVTPVDPNIPAIPEASTWAMLLAGLALVSLALRRRS, encoded by the coding sequence TTGCTTGCAGGATCTCTGCTGCTGCCTCTGCTGCCGGCCCAGGCGAATACCTACGCTGGTTACTATGTCAATCCGCAAGCCGTGCCGCCTGGCAAAAAACCGAATTGCTCGCAGTCCATGCAAGATGGAAACACGAAAGAAGCGCAGGGCCAGGGCGCATCCGGCGTCAGCATGGAAGGCGTGAGCAGCCCGTGCAGCCTGTCCAATGGCGATATCAATTACGATGAATTCAAGAATGATGGCGTCGGTCCCGGCGCGGTCAGCAGCATCGGTGACGATGCCGCCTATCACCGCAGCCTGCCCAGCGACGATGCCAAGACCGGCGTAAAACGCTTGCCATCGGATGCGCTGGAGTTCAGCAGCGTGAGCAGCCGTCCGCTCGCTTCCATACCTGGCGCCTTGACCAGCACGGGCACGGACAGTTTCAATGCGGCATCAACGTTGCAGCCATTCGCGCCGGCTGGCCTGGTCGGCTGGCCTGCGGCGAGTGCTGGCGGCACCGAACGCCTGGCAGCTGCCAGCTTCGTCAGCCCCGACGCCACTGGCGGCGCTTCCGGCGACCCTGGCGTGTTTGGCACCAATCCGACCGTCGCGAGCGTAACGCCGCCCGTCGTGACACCTCCGGTAGTGACGCCACCGGTGGTGACGCCGGTCGATCCGAATATCCCGGCCATCCCGGAAGCGTCCACCTGGGCCATGCTGCTGGCCGGACTGGCCCTCGTCAGCCTGGCGCTGCGCCGCCGCAGCTAA
- a CDS encoding TIGR03790 family protein: MLASVLVQADARAQFVAPAMSPALSAGQLALVVNDDEPNSVAIADYYRQARNIPAANIVHVRIANRPHKLSAVEFATLKKQIDSQLSPEIQAVLMVWTAPYAVECNSITSAYTLGIDAGLCARSCGAGQPSPYFNAAHGLPYAQYKMRLSMLLPTESVAQARELIERGVSAGFRLQEANAYYLTTGETARNSRAPFFPPAGRLPTKKLNIKRLRADELDGATDIMVYQTGMARVAKLDTLKFAAGALADHLTSYGGDLLGTGQMSSLRWLEAGATASYGSVSEPCNYWQKFPQPTVLLQRYLSGDTAIEAYWKSVAWPAQGIFIGEPLSTPYRR; encoded by the coding sequence TTGCTCGCCAGCGTCCTGGTGCAGGCCGACGCCCGCGCCCAGTTTGTCGCCCCCGCCATGTCGCCGGCGCTATCGGCCGGGCAGCTGGCGCTGGTGGTCAACGACGATGAGCCCAATAGCGTGGCCATCGCCGACTATTATCGGCAGGCGCGCAATATACCGGCTGCCAATATCGTTCACGTGCGCATCGCCAATCGTCCGCACAAGCTCAGCGCCGTCGAGTTCGCTACTCTGAAAAAGCAGATCGACAGCCAGCTCAGCCCTGAAATCCAGGCCGTGCTGATGGTCTGGACGGCGCCGTACGCCGTCGAATGCAATTCCATCACTTCCGCCTACACCTTGGGCATCGATGCGGGACTGTGTGCACGCAGCTGCGGCGCGGGCCAGCCCAGTCCCTATTTCAATGCCGCGCACGGCCTGCCGTATGCGCAATACAAGATGCGCCTGAGCATGCTGTTGCCCACCGAATCGGTGGCGCAGGCGCGCGAGCTGATCGAGCGTGGCGTCAGCGCCGGTTTTCGCCTGCAGGAAGCGAATGCGTATTATTTGACGACCGGTGAAACGGCGCGCAACAGCCGTGCGCCGTTTTTCCCGCCGGCAGGACGTTTGCCGACAAAAAAACTGAACATCAAGCGCCTGCGCGCCGACGAGCTCGACGGCGCAACGGACATCATGGTCTACCAGACGGGCATGGCGCGCGTGGCCAAGCTTGACACGCTCAAGTTTGCAGCGGGCGCGCTGGCCGATCATTTGACGTCGTATGGCGGCGACTTGTTGGGAACGGGGCAGATGAGCAGCTTGCGCTGGCTCGAGGCGGGTGCCACGGCCAGTTATGGCAGCGTTAGCGAACCGTGTAATTACTGGCAGAAGTTTCCGCAACCGACGGTGCTGCTGCAGCGCTATCTGTCCGGCGATACGGCGATCGAGGCTTACTGGAAGAGCGTGGCCTGGCCGGCGCAGGGCATCTTCATCGGCGAACCGTTGAGTACGCCATACCGACGCTGA
- a CDS encoding mannose-1-phosphate guanylyltransferase/mannose-6-phosphate isomerase — protein sequence MKIYPVILSGGAGSRLWPLSRAALPKQLLPLVSDKTMLQETALRLAGWPEMMAPLLICGDEHRFLVAEQMRDIAIEPLAIMLESAGRNTAPAVAAAAWYLQALDPQAIMLVLPADHVIEDRAAFHAAIDNALQAASQGALATFGIVPTAPETGYGYIRRGAAIAGSEACYQIDRFVEKPDAPTAAGFVASGDYFWNSGMFLFSAASYLQELTQFQPAMASATEAAVRLAYRDLDFCRLSEKEFAACPADSIDYAVMEHTSRAVVVPADIGWSDVGSWSALREVLPRDAAGNAVRGDVYLDDVSNSLVRAESRIVALIGVQDVVVVETADAVLVVHKDQVQRVKQVVSHLQSTGRTEHLQHTKVYRPWGCYEGIDLGDRFQVKRITVNPGGKLSLQMHHHRAEHWIVVSGTAQVTCGDEVKLLSENQSTYIPIGMTHRLENPGRLPLHLIEVQSGSYLGEDDIVRYEDVYKRV from the coding sequence ATGAAGATTTATCCCGTCATCCTGTCCGGCGGCGCCGGCAGCCGCCTCTGGCCCCTGTCGCGCGCAGCGCTGCCCAAGCAGCTGTTGCCGCTGGTATCCGACAAAACCATGCTGCAGGAAACGGCGCTGCGCCTGGCTGGCTGGCCGGAGATGATGGCACCGCTGCTGATTTGTGGCGACGAGCACCGTTTCCTGGTGGCCGAGCAGATGCGCGATATCGCCATCGAACCGTTGGCCATCATGCTCGAATCGGCGGGCCGCAACACGGCGCCGGCCGTCGCCGCCGCCGCCTGGTATTTGCAAGCGCTCGACCCGCAAGCCATCATGCTGGTGTTGCCTGCCGATCACGTCATTGAAGACCGGGCGGCCTTTCATGCGGCCATCGACAATGCGCTCCAGGCCGCCTCGCAAGGCGCGCTGGCCACCTTCGGCATCGTGCCGACGGCGCCGGAAACAGGTTATGGCTACATCCGTCGCGGCGCAGCCATCGCGGGCAGCGAAGCGTGCTACCAGATCGACCGTTTCGTGGAAAAACCCGATGCGCCGACCGCGGCCGGCTTTGTTGCCAGCGGCGACTACTTCTGGAACAGCGGCATGTTTCTCTTCAGCGCCGCCAGCTATTTGCAGGAATTGACGCAATTCCAGCCCGCCATGGCCAGCGCCACCGAAGCGGCAGTGCGCCTGGCTTACCGCGACCTCGATTTCTGTCGCCTGAGCGAGAAGGAGTTCGCCGCCTGTCCCGCCGACTCCATCGATTATGCCGTGATGGAACACACGAGCCGCGCCGTGGTCGTGCCGGCCGATATCGGCTGGAGCGACGTGGGCTCCTGGTCCGCGCTGCGCGAGGTCTTGCCGCGCGATGCAGCCGGCAATGCCGTGCGCGGCGATGTGTACCTGGACGACGTGAGCAATTCGCTGGTGCGCGCCGAAAGCCGCATCGTGGCGCTGATCGGCGTGCAGGACGTGGTCGTGGTGGAAACGGCGGACGCCGTGCTGGTGGTGCACAAGGACCAGGTACAGCGCGTCAAGCAAGTGGTTTCCCACTTGCAAAGCACGGGCCGTACCGAGCATTTGCAGCACACCAAGGTGTATCGCCCATGGGGTTGCTACGAAGGCATCGACCTGGGCGACCGTTTCCAGGTCAAGCGCATTACGGTCAATCCTGGCGGCAAGCTGTCCCTGCAGATGCATCATCACCGCGCTGAACACTGGATCGTCGTCAGCGGCACGGCGCAGGTGACGTGCGGCGATGAAGTCAAGTTGCTGAGTGAAAACCAGTCGACCTACATTCCTATCGGCATGACGCATCGCCTGGAAAATCCCGGCCGCCTGCCGCTGCACCTGATCGAAGTGCAGTCCGGCAGCTACCTGGGCGAAGACGATATCGTGCGCTACGAAGATGTCTACAAACGCGTCTAG
- a CDS encoding sugar phosphate nucleotidyltransferase: MKAMILAAGKGTRVRPLTYDLPKPMIPILGKPVMAYLIEHLAKYGVRDIMVNVSYLHEKIEEYFGDGHQYGVQIGYSFEGYMTDAGVVVPQPIGSAGGMKKIQEFGGFFDDTTIVLCGDAVINLDIQSALFEHRRKGALASVITREVPWDKVSSYGVVVSDKDGRIQAFQEKPSQETALSNHVSTGIYIFEPAVLDLIPKDTVFDIGSDLFPLLAEKGLPFYAQSRTFNWIDIGNIKDYWEVSQSVMMGEVAHMDVPGVQLEEGIWVGLNTSIEWEGTHIEGPVYIGSGCKIEAGATIIGPTWIGHGSHICSGARVVRSVLFEYTRVLQNIALEEVIVFKEYSVDRNGDMKHVSECLTDQWSNARDRRSKRRSPVELALLK; this comes from the coding sequence ATGAAAGCAATGATTTTGGCCGCAGGAAAGGGGACGCGCGTGCGCCCGCTGACCTATGACTTACCCAAGCCCATGATCCCCATCCTGGGCAAGCCCGTGATGGCCTATCTGATCGAGCACCTGGCCAAGTATGGCGTGCGCGACATCATGGTCAATGTCAGTTACCTGCATGAAAAGATCGAAGAGTATTTCGGCGACGGCCATCAGTATGGCGTGCAGATCGGCTACTCGTTCGAAGGCTATATGACCGATGCCGGCGTGGTGGTGCCACAGCCGATAGGCTCGGCCGGCGGCATGAAGAAGATCCAGGAATTCGGCGGCTTTTTTGACGATACCACCATCGTCCTGTGCGGTGATGCGGTGATCAACCTCGACATCCAGTCGGCCCTGTTCGAGCATCGCCGCAAGGGGGCGCTGGCCAGCGTGATCACGCGCGAAGTGCCGTGGGACAAGGTGTCGAGCTATGGCGTGGTGGTCAGCGACAAGGATGGCCGCATCCAGGCGTTCCAGGAAAAGCCCAGCCAGGAAACGGCCCTGTCGAACCATGTCAGCACCGGCATCTATATTTTCGAGCCTGCCGTGCTGGACTTGATACCCAAGGACACGGTCTTCGACATCGGCTCGGACTTGTTTCCCCTGCTGGCAGAAAAAGGCTTGCCTTTCTACGCCCAGTCGCGCACGTTCAACTGGATCGATATCGGCAACATCAAGGATTACTGGGAAGTATCGCAAAGCGTCATGATGGGGGAAGTGGCCCACATGGACGTGCCTGGTGTACAGTTGGAAGAGGGCATATGGGTGGGCTTGAATACGAGTATAGAGTGGGAAGGCACGCACATCGAAGGGCCCGTGTATATCGGCTCGGGCTGCAAGATCGAGGCGGGCGCCACCATCATCGGCCCCACCTGGATCGGTCATGGCAGCCATATCTGTTCCGGTGCGCGCGTGGTGCGCAGCGTGCTTTTTGAATATACGCGCGTGCTGCAGAACATTGCTCTGGAAGAAGTTATCGTCTTCAAGGAATACAGTGTCGACCGCAACGGAGACATGAAACACGTGTCCGAATGCCTGACCGATCAATGGTCGAACGCGCGCGACCGGCGCAGCAAGCGCCGCAGCCCCGTTGAACTTGCATTATTGAAATAA
- a CDS encoding WecB/TagA/CpsF family glycosyltransferase, whose protein sequence is MEAPETINISRFPVLSTTREWLAQHLLGIIARGEKTALFFANTNFIVKNRFVLEADSSRRYLIVNDGVGMDIAARLMQGRRFAANLNGTDFTPYLFGQSAQPLRVFMLGAQPDILAKAVTHVRTVLGQDVVGSCDGHAGIGSAPDLVRQINATRAQVVLVAMGNPIQERWILAHQDALDANVLVGVGALFDFWSGGKRRAPAFVQRIHMEWFYRLLQEPRRLLRRYTWDILVFLRECARYR, encoded by the coding sequence ATGGAAGCACCAGAAACCATCAACATCAGCCGCTTTCCCGTGCTGAGCACGACGCGCGAGTGGCTGGCGCAGCACTTGCTGGGCATCATCGCGCGCGGGGAAAAGACGGCGCTGTTTTTTGCCAATACCAACTTTATCGTGAAGAACCGCTTCGTACTGGAAGCTGACTCCTCGCGCCGCTACCTCATCGTCAACGATGGTGTCGGCATGGATATCGCCGCCAGGCTGATGCAGGGGCGCCGTTTCGCCGCGAATCTGAATGGCACCGATTTCACGCCGTATTTGTTCGGGCAAAGCGCCCAGCCGCTGCGCGTGTTCATGCTGGGCGCGCAACCCGACATCCTGGCCAAAGCGGTGACGCATGTGCGCACCGTGCTGGGGCAGGACGTCGTCGGCAGTTGCGATGGCCATGCCGGCATCGGCAGTGCGCCCGATCTGGTGCGGCAAATCAATGCGACGCGCGCCCAGGTCGTGCTCGTGGCGATGGGTAACCCTATCCAGGAGCGCTGGATACTCGCTCATCAGGATGCCCTGGACGCCAACGTACTGGTGGGCGTGGGCGCGCTGTTCGACTTCTGGTCCGGCGGCAAGCGCCGCGCGCCCGCTTTTGTGCAGCGCATCCACATGGAGTGGTTTTACCGTTTGCTGCAAGAGCCGCGCCGGCTGCTGCGACGCTATACCTGGGACATCCTGGTATTCCTGCGCGAATGCGCCAGGTACCGCTGA
- a CDS encoding lipopolysaccharide biosynthesis protein, with amino-acid sequence MSESKAEGNVKAPGMASGSFWAVLDNLAQQGLSFIIFAILARLLNPAEFGLLTIAHLFILFSRLVVLDALAMPVIRAQEPDDGVYSALFWRCTAAGLLLCACMFLSAGPVSALFSAPSLAPVLQGMSLSILFFGMVRSYEARLVRQMKFKQLAIRSTVSVMLGGVLGIALAYRGWGAMSLVVQQVMAAGLALLLVVLQSGWLPSLAWRARPSRYWHDVRQVSVSGILSFANSNGDSLLVSLFLGPYATGLYNLAKRLTSAVYLVITASLLRVSLPVFAAASGKPEQLRQAYLQLLAMMLFLMLPMLLFQAALAEPLVATVFGQKWLPASSTIAALALLYCLSSVAELNNYVLFALGHSRWPPLLGILQLSLAVILAACFSQYGLLAMSLSFAAAYLLMLPWSQHLACKAMDLPWTSFLVALQPILAGAAALLLTLYAMVRWWQGSAIVLLVLALFAGAIAYLLPMLLLGRALRGTAGGFDPLSLLRQLRNLKHRGAAAD; translated from the coding sequence ATGAGCGAGAGCAAAGCCGAAGGCAACGTCAAGGCGCCTGGCATGGCGTCCGGCTCCTTCTGGGCCGTGCTCGACAATCTGGCCCAGCAGGGCTTGTCCTTCATCATCTTCGCCATCCTGGCGCGGCTGCTCAACCCTGCCGAATTCGGCTTGTTGACGATTGCCCATTTGTTCATCCTGTTCTCGCGCCTGGTCGTGCTCGATGCACTGGCCATGCCCGTGATACGCGCGCAAGAACCCGATGACGGCGTCTATTCGGCGCTGTTCTGGCGCTGCACGGCCGCCGGCCTGTTGTTGTGCGCCTGCATGTTCCTGAGCGCCGGCCCCGTCTCGGCGCTGTTCAGCGCACCATCGCTGGCGCCCGTGCTGCAAGGCATGAGCCTCTCGATCCTGTTCTTTGGCATGGTGCGTTCCTACGAAGCGCGGCTGGTACGGCAGATGAAATTCAAGCAGCTGGCCATCCGCTCCACCGTGTCCGTCATGCTCGGTGGCGTGCTGGGCATTGCACTGGCCTACCGTGGCTGGGGCGCCATGTCGCTGGTGGTGCAGCAAGTGATGGCGGCCGGACTGGCGCTGCTGCTGGTGGTGCTGCAAAGCGGCTGGCTGCCCAGCCTGGCGTGGCGCGCGCGGCCCAGCCGCTACTGGCATGATGTGCGCCAGGTCAGCGTCTCCGGCATCTTGTCTTTTGCCAACAGCAATGGCGATTCCTTGCTGGTGAGTCTCTTTTTGGGACCGTATGCGACCGGGCTGTACAACTTGGCCAAGCGCCTGACGTCGGCCGTGTACCTGGTCATCACGGCGTCGCTGCTGCGCGTCTCGCTGCCCGTGTTCGCCGCCGCCAGCGGCAAGCCCGAGCAGCTGCGCCAGGCTTACCTGCAATTGCTGGCGATGATGCTGTTCCTGATGCTGCCCATGCTGCTGTTCCAGGCCGCCCTGGCCGAGCCGCTGGTGGCAACGGTATTTGGCCAGAAATGGTTGCCTGCCAGTAGTACCATCGCCGCGCTGGCACTGCTGTATTGCCTCTCTTCGGTAGCGGAACTGAACAACTATGTACTGTTTGCCCTGGGACACAGCCGCTGGCCGCCGCTGCTCGGTATCTTGCAGCTGAGCCTCGCCGTGATCCTGGCCGCCTGCTTCAGCCAGTATGGCTTGCTGGCGATGAGCTTGTCGTTTGCCGCCGCCTACCTGCTGATGTTGCCGTGGTCGCAGCACCTGGCATGCAAGGCCATGGACTTGCCCTGGACGTCCTTCCTGGTGGCGCTGCAGCCTATCCTGGCGGGCGCTGCGGCACTGTTGCTGACCTTGTACGCGATGGTCCGCTGGTGGCAGGGCAGCGCCATCGTGCTGCTGGTGCTGGCCCTGTTTGCCGGCGCCATCGCCTACCTGCTGCCGATGCTGCTGCTGGGGCGCGCGCTGCGCGGCACGGCAGGGGGCTTTGATCCATTGTCACTGCTCAGGCAATTACGCAATTTGAAGCACCGCGGCGCGGCCGCGGATTGA
- a CDS encoding glycosyltransferase produces MKILLVCAAFPPRGKGGGPEGSFMIASGLLAQGHEVRVVTVGDAAGVEQYKGVEVHIMRSPNVYWDYFFTKRPAALKMLWHVLENFNPRAYWRLRPHVNAFRPDVVMTVSIENINVATWLLARMHKVPVVHVIQSYFLACWRGGLFKNGANCTGQCGSCKVLSVGKKPMSHLVDGVFGETRFVVDQHLELGYFKHATSAVIPGPVFPIAGRVPKARDGKLVVGYMGVLAPHKGVDVLADAARLMGPNSNVRFLIGGTGEDEAYVASLREKFGDADVEFMGWVKPDDVYPLFDVLVVPSKWKEPFGRIVVEALAYGVPVICARSGGIAESIRENENGYTFASGQHDELITLLRDVLEPDEPARMRLAQNALQHSHRFDIGTIAARISDFVSATVASYKARS; encoded by the coding sequence GGCAAAGGGGGCGGGCCGGAAGGCTCGTTCATGATCGCCAGCGGCTTGCTGGCCCAGGGACACGAGGTGCGCGTCGTCACTGTCGGCGACGCCGCCGGCGTGGAACAGTACAAGGGCGTGGAAGTGCATATCATGCGCTCGCCGAATGTGTACTGGGACTACTTTTTTACCAAACGCCCGGCAGCCTTGAAGATGTTGTGGCATGTGCTGGAAAATTTCAATCCGCGCGCCTACTGGCGCTTGCGCCCGCACGTCAATGCTTTCCGGCCCGACGTCGTCATGACGGTCAGCATTGAAAACATCAATGTGGCAACCTGGTTGCTGGCGCGCATGCACAAGGTGCCCGTGGTACACGTCATCCAGAGTTACTTTCTGGCTTGCTGGCGTGGCGGCCTGTTCAAGAACGGCGCCAATTGCACGGGCCAGTGCGGCAGTTGCAAGGTGTTGTCAGTTGGAAAGAAACCGATGTCGCACCTGGTGGACGGGGTCTTTGGCGAAACGCGTTTTGTTGTCGATCAACATCTGGAACTGGGCTACTTCAAGCACGCCACTTCGGCCGTCATTCCCGGTCCCGTGTTCCCCATCGCGGGGCGGGTGCCCAAGGCGCGCGACGGCAAGCTGGTCGTTGGCTACATGGGCGTGCTGGCGCCGCACAAGGGTGTCGACGTGCTGGCCGATGCGGCGCGCCTGATGGGGCCGAACAGCAATGTGCGCTTCCTGATCGGCGGTACGGGCGAGGACGAAGCGTATGTGGCCAGCCTGCGTGAAAAATTCGGCGATGCCGACGTCGAGTTCATGGGCTGGGTCAAGCCCGATGACGTCTATCCGCTGTTCGACGTGCTGGTGGTGCCGTCGAAGTGGAAGGAGCCGTTTGGCCGCATCGTCGTCGAAGCGCTGGCCTACGGCGTGCCCGTCATTTGCGCGCGTTCCGGCGGCATCGCCGAGAGCATCCGCGAAAACGAGAATGGCTACACCTTTGCCTCGGGCCAGCACGACGAACTGATCACCTTGCTACGCGACGTGCTGGAACCGGACGAGCCAGCGCGCATGCGCCTGGCGCAAAATGCGCTGCAGCATTCGCACCGCTTCGATATTGGCACGATAGCCGCGCGCATCAGCGATTTCGTCAGCGCGACCGTGGCCAGCTACAAGGCACGCTCGTGA